From Tepidimicrobium xylanilyticum, the proteins below share one genomic window:
- the rlmD gene encoding 23S rRNA (uracil(1939)-C(5))-methyltransferase RlmD: MEGVNVGDRIKLEITDISSEGMGVGKYEGFTFFVHGGIIGDVVYIEVLEIKKKFGIGRVVGILEKSPYRDEPQCQHFYQCDGCQLQNLAYEKQLEFKKNRVINSLMRIGKIEDILVMDTIGMDYPYRYRNKVEFQVGKDYKIGFFKKGTHTVVPVEKSIIQDEIVDDILIIMKKFMKKYKVDGYDKKSKKGIIKNLLIRTTKENKAMVVIVTKDEYFPHKKELIEMLTYSGNTVVSIYQNINKNDKLVTLGPRDIKLYGEDRVLDHIGEYKFLISPKSFFQVNHEQTKVLYDQVVEYLNLTGNEVVADLYCGIGTISIYISKHVRKVYGVEVVKEAIEDARENLKLNNIDNVEFILGKSEDVLPKLNEKGIKIDAIVVDPPRKGLDKSLIYSIIEASPQRIAYVSCNPSTLARDLGYLVEEGYKVVEVQPVDMFPHTTHVECVTLMSRVKK; this comes from the coding sequence ATGGAAGGTGTTAATGTAGGAGATAGAATAAAACTTGAAATTACCGATATTAGCAGTGAAGGGATGGGAGTAGGTAAATATGAAGGGTTCACCTTTTTTGTTCATGGGGGAATTATAGGAGATGTAGTATATATAGAGGTATTGGAGATTAAGAAGAAATTTGGAATAGGAAGAGTAGTAGGAATATTAGAAAAATCTCCTTACAGGGATGAACCTCAATGTCAACATTTTTACCAATGTGATGGATGCCAATTGCAAAACCTAGCTTATGAAAAACAGTTGGAGTTTAAAAAGAATAGGGTTATAAACAGTTTAATGAGAATAGGTAAAATAGAGGATATATTGGTAATGGATACCATTGGTATGGACTATCCCTACAGGTATAGGAATAAGGTGGAATTTCAGGTAGGAAAAGATTATAAAATTGGATTTTTCAAAAAAGGAACTCATACCGTAGTCCCTGTGGAGAAATCCATTATTCAGGATGAAATAGTAGATGATATATTAATTATAATGAAAAAATTCATGAAAAAATATAAGGTGGATGGCTACGATAAGAAAAGCAAAAAAGGTATAATTAAAAACCTACTAATAAGAACTACTAAGGAAAATAAGGCCATGGTAGTAATCGTAACCAAGGATGAATACTTTCCTCATAAAAAGGAGTTAATAGAGATGCTTACTTATTCCGGTAACACTGTGGTAAGTATATACCAAAATATAAACAAAAATGATAAACTGGTGACATTAGGGCCTAGAGATATAAAGCTGTATGGTGAAGATAGGGTTTTGGACCATATAGGGGAATATAAATTTTTAATCTCACCTAAATCCTTTTTCCAAGTAAATCATGAACAGACGAAAGTTTTATATGACCAGGTAGTAGAGTATTTAAATTTAACAGGGAATGAAGTTGTAGCAGATCTATATTGTGGAATAGGGACCATTTCCATATATATTTCCAAACATGTAAGGAAGGTCTATGGTGTAGAGGTTGTAAAAGAGGCTATAGAGGATGCAAGGGAAAATTTAAAGTTAAACAATATAGATAATGTGGAATTTATCCTAGGAAAAAGCGAGGATGTTTTGCCAAAATTAAATGAAAAAGGTATAAAAATTGATGCCATAGTAGTTGATCCACCTAGAAAAGGATTAGATAAATCCTTAATATATTCCATAATAGAGGCTAGTCCCCAAAGGATAGCCTATGTGTCCTGTAATCCTTCGACATTAGCAAGAGATTTAGGATATTTAGTAGAGGAAGGCTATAAGGTAGTAGAGGTGCAGCCTGTAGATATGTTCCCACACACGACACATGTTGAGTGCGTCACATTGATGTCAAGGGTTAAGAAATAA